The nucleotide sequence TCGATCTGGGTGAACTCCGGCTGGCGGTCGGCGCGCAGGTCCTCGTCGCGGAAACAACGGGCGATCTGGAAATATTTCTCAAGGCCGGCGACCATCAGAAGCTGCTTGTACTGCTGCGGTGCCTGCGGCAGCGCGTAGAAACGACCGGGGTTCAAGCGCGACGGCACGAGGAAATCGCGCGCGCCTTCCGGCGTCGGGTTCGAGAGGATGGGCGTTTCGATTTCGAAAAATCCCGACTCGTCGAGATAGCGGCGGGCGGCGGAGGTGATGACGCTGCGCTGGCGGATGTTCTTGCTCATGCGCGCGCGGCGCAGGTCGAGGTAGCGGTATTTCATCCGCAGGTCCTCGTTGGAAAGCTCCTTGTCCAACTGGAACGGGAGCACGTCCGCCTTGTTCACGATGATCAGTTCCGTTGCGACGATTTCGATTTTTCCCGTGTCGAGCTTGTCATTGGTGGTGTCCACGTCCGCGGTCTTCAGGCGGGCTTCGACGGTGCCGGTGATCTGGACCACGTCCTCGACGCGCAGCTTGTGGGAGAGATCGCTCGCCTCTTGGGAAACCTCCGCGCGGAACACGCACTGGGTCACCCCCTCGCGGTCGCGGAGATCGATGAAGATCACCCCACCCTGGTCACGGGCGGAATTGACCCAACCGATGAGCTGGACGGTTTGACCGATGTGGGATTCGCGGAGTTCGTTGCAATGATGGGTGCGCATGGAGGAAATTCTGATTCTAAAATCTTAGGTTCTAAACGGTGCGGCGTTCAAGCCAGCAATGGACCGTCGGGTTGGAGCAGGCGGTCGGTGAGCCAGTCGATGGCGGTGGAGGCGTAACCGGATTCCTCGGTACGGCTGGCGAGGACCTTGAGCTTGAGTTCGGGATACTCGGCTCCGACAACGAGGGCGAAACGCGCGCCGCATTTTTCGGCGTGTTGGAACTGCTTGCCGACCTTGGCATTTGCCAGCGGCAGGTCTGCGGAAATCCCGGCGCGACGGAGGCTGGTGACGAGTTGGAGGGACTCGGCGCGCTTCGTTTCATCCGCCACGACAACGTAGATGTCGCAGGCCGCCGCGTTGCGCTGGAGCCAGACCTCCATCTGCATCGCGGCGTGGGTGGTCTCCTCGATGAGGTTCCGGATGACGTAGTCTCCCATTGCGAATCCGGTCACCGGCATGTCCGCGGCACCATCCGAGATGGTCGCGATGAGCGTGTCGTAACGACCGCCACCGGCGACCGCGCGCATGGATTTCTTCGAATCGAACACCTCGAAAACAACGCCGGTATAGTAGGCGAGTCCGCGGACGATCGAGAGGTCCAGCTCCACGAAATCCCCGAAACCACGGGCGGCCAAGTCCTCTTGAATGGCGAGATAAGCGGCGGAAGCGTTCGCCGGATCGGCGATGAATCCGCGCACGTCTTCCGGCGTGAGGGAAAATTCCGCGAGTTTCTGCGCCAGCGCTTCCGGTTTGTCGCGCTCGATCTTGTCGATGATGCTGAGGAAATCCGTGACACGTTCCTCCGGGACACCGTTTGCGGCGGCGTAGTCGGTCCATGCCTTGCGGTCGGAAACCCGCACCACGAAGTCACCGGCGACGAATCCGAAGGACAACATGGTTTCGATGGCAAGCGCGATCAGCTCGGCATCCGCGGACGGACCGGCTTCGCCGAGGATGTCCACGTTGAACTGGTGGAACTCGCGTCCCCTTCCCTTCTGCGGTTTTTCATAGCGGAAACATTGGCCGATCTCGAACCACTTGAGAGGCTTGGGAAAATCCCGCTGGTGTTGTGCCGCGATACGGGCCAGCGACGGGGTCACCTCGGGGCGCAGGGTGACATCACGTCCACCCTGATCTTCAAAACGAAAGAGTTGCGT is from Luteolibacter yonseiensis and encodes:
- the hisS gene encoding histidine--tRNA ligase; amino-acid sequence: MAGPIFQALPGFRDFTPRECAVRNYLFETWRGVARRFGFVEYESPILEDTGLYLKKSGGELSTQLFRFEDQGGRDVTLRPEVTPSLARIAAQHQRDFPKPLKWFEIGQCFRYEKPQKGRGREFHQFNVDILGEAGPSADAELIALAIETMLSFGFVAGDFVVRVSDRKAWTDYAAANGVPEERVTDFLSIIDKIERDKPEALAQKLAEFSLTPEDVRGFIADPANASAAYLAIQEDLAARGFGDFVELDLSIVRGLAYYTGVVFEVFDSKKSMRAVAGGGRYDTLIATISDGAADMPVTGFAMGDYVIRNLIEETTHAAMQMEVWLQRNAAACDIYVVVADETKRAESLQLVTSLRRAGISADLPLANAKVGKQFQHAEKCGARFALVVGAEYPELKLKVLASRTEESGYASTAIDWLTDRLLQPDGPLLA